The sequence below is a genomic window from Dyadobacter chenwenxiniae.
GCCCATAATCAGCAGCGCTGAGGCAGCCACTGAGATCCATGTTGTTGTAAACCTGTATTGAAACGGCTGGGTAACCCGTGGCCCGGTGCTGGCCAGGATCCTGCTGACCTGTATTTCCAGATCGTCATCAGAAAGTTCGGATTGGTTTCGATTCCAGGTCAGTAACAGCTCACGGGCTTGTTGCATGACCACCTTTTTTTCAGGATATTGTCCTTCGATTTTTGTCCAGAAATCACTTGCATTCTGGTCATGCTGCGTGACCCAAAGTCTGAAATCTTCATCTAGTAAAAAATCTTCCAGATTGTATTTATCATAATTTTTCATAGCAAAGCACCATAATTGTGGCACTCACAATGACATAATCAGGATTTCGTAAAATAATCATGGAAAAAGTTGAAATATTTTTAAAATAATATCTCAATCTTTCCTATGAGCCTAAAAATCAGATCGATAAAATGAACAAAAGGATGGTGTGCAGCAAAGTCTCCCACTTCTCGCGGAAGAGCTTGAGTGTAATGTGCAGTAAATTGGCTACCGCCGGTCGGGTGATCCCCAGCACAGTTGCGATCTGATCGTTTGTGAGGTTTTCGTAAAATTTGAGGTAAATGATCTCCTGTTGCCGCGGCGTTAATGTGTGCAGCACATAACCAATTTGTTTCTTGGTTTCGTCGGTATGCTCGGATGAAATGATCCTGGATTCAATGTCTTCTTCATTCAGAAAAAGTGCATCGCCGTTTTCCAACGGGATAAATACATTGCTGCGCTGCTTTTCCTTGAAAATCCGGTTACGCAGGCTTTTCAGCAAGTAGGGCTTGATCTGGTCCGTCGCTCCCAGAAATTCGCGGCGGTCCCAAAGTGTGGTGAAGACATCGTGTATGCAATCCGTGAGCGCCTCGTGATTGGCGATCAGCTTTTTCCCGTAATCAAACAATGCGCGATAATGTTCCCTGATCATGGATTCAAACACAGCCCGGTCGCCATTTTTGAATTTTTGCCAGAGAAGCAAATCATTTTCCATGGTTAGCAACAATAGTAAGGCAACAACACCCAATTTCTTTATTAAGTATAATTCAACCTTTTATTACTGCAAAAGGCTAAGTGATAGGACTTTTAACGGATAACGTTTTGCCAATCCGTTTCAAAAAATGCACGCATAATGCCTGTTAGGAAAAAGCCTATCGGAATGCTCTGGCCATAACCTGTGAAAGGCAGAATAATCTGAATGCATATACCATTTAATAAAAAGATAAAATTAGAATTGTCCCTTTACGGCTTGATTTATTAATATTGCTACGTGTTATTTTACTCACAATTCTCAAACCTGATGCTTATGAAATCTGCTCGTTTACTTGGCCTCGCCTTTTTTGTTTTCGCCTCTGCCCTAAGCTGTACGGACCACGCTCCGGACCCCGTCGAATTCCAGTCTGCCGAATTTTCAAAAGGCACCCTGCTAGCTCCGATTGCCATTACTAAAGGCGACAACAACACGCTTTGGGTGACGGAGCAAGGCAGCGCAACAGACCAGGGCGACACCCACGACGGCGCCGTTTCAATGATCGGCGCGGACGGCACGGTGCATCGCGCCATCACAGGATTTTTATCTAAAAGCAGTGTAGAAAAAATGCCTAGCGGACTAACGCACCTTTTGTATAAAGACGGGATGCTCTACATTCTTCATGGCGTAGAAGGCAGGCTTTATAAGGCCAATGTTTCGGCGTGGAAACCTGGCGACGCTCCGTTGAAAGCCATGGATCTGAGTTACGAAGATTTAGGTTCATTTGTAAAAGCACAATTCCCTGATCCGGCCACGGCGGAATCTAACCTTTACAATCTGGCCTGGGGGCCAGGCGGTGACCTTTTCATCACGGATGCGGCTGGTAACATGATCATCCGCAGAAAAAGCGATGGTTCAAAAAGTGTTTTTGCCACTTTCCCTGATTTCGACAATCCTAAAAAACCGGTGGGCGGCCCGACTGTTGATTTCGTTCCAACGGGAATTGCGTGGGATGGCAGCAAATTCTTTGTTACTTCCCTGACCGGCTTTCCCTTTAACGCAGGACTGGCTGAAATCAAGACGGTGGATCAGATGGGCAGCGTCTCCGACTATAAGAAAGGATTTACTACACTTGTTGATGTTGTACTTACAGACAGCAATAAACCTTTGGTATTGCATTTCTCGGATTTTTCCCCCTCGTTCATTTTCGAACAAAATAAAGGAACCGTCAATAGTGAAGACGGGGGCGTCGTTCTGGCAGGCCTGAATATGCCCACCGACATTGAAAAGGTTTATACCAACACTTATTACGTGGTTTCGCTGGGGAACAGCAAAGTGT
It includes:
- a CDS encoding RNA polymerase sigma factor, which codes for MENDLLLWQKFKNGDRAVFESMIREHYRALFDYGKKLIANHEALTDCIHDVFTTLWDRREFLGATDQIKPYLLKSLRNRIFKEKQRSNVFIPLENGDALFLNEEDIESRIISSEHTDETKKQIGYVLHTLTPRQQEIIYLKFYENLTNDQIATVLGITRPAVANLLHITLKLFREKWETLLHTILLFILSI
- a CDS encoding ScyD/ScyE family protein produces the protein MKSARLLGLAFFVFASALSCTDHAPDPVEFQSAEFSKGTLLAPIAITKGDNNTLWVTEQGSATDQGDTHDGAVSMIGADGTVHRAITGFLSKSSVEKMPSGLTHLLYKDGMLYILHGVEGRLYKANVSAWKPGDAPLKAMDLSYEDLGSFVKAQFPDPATAESNLYNLAWGPGGDLFITDAAGNMIIRRKSDGSKSVFATFPDFDNPKKPVGGPTVDFVPTGIAWDGSKFFVTSLTGFPFNAGLAEIKTVDQMGSVSDYKKGFTTLVDVVLTDSNKPLVLHFSDFSPSFIFEQNKGTVNSEDGGVVLAGLNMPTDIEKVYTNTYYVVSLGNSKVYKLTY